A segment of the Cellvibrio sp. KY-YJ-3 genome:
ACCTCACGGATTATTTGCATTTTGAAGTAACCGGCGGCAGCACTATTGTGCATATCAGTCACACAGGTGGTTATGCCGGTGGTGGTTTTGATAGCGCACAGACAAGCCAGCAAATTGTATTGAGTGGTGTGGATTTGCAATCGCTTTATAGTGGCGCAACAACTGATCAGCAAATTATTACGCAATTGCTCAACAATAATAAATTGATCACCGACTAAAACCCTGCGCTAAAATCCCGCTAGCGATAGCGGGATTTTTTTGCGGCGCTTCTTTACACCGCCACTTCTTTACACAGCCACTTTTTTAGTGGGTTATTTGTTGCAGGGTTTTTTATAGGATTGCTATGTATATTAAACGCAATAACCAAGGTGAGATTGTCGCGCTGAGTAAAGTAGCAGCACCGGATTTTGCTGAGCAATTACCAGAAGATGATCCGCAAATCATCGCTTTTTTGCACAGTGCAAAATCCGCCGAGCAGTTGGCGCTGGAGCAAACCGATACTGCTATGGCGCGGGTATTGGAAGACGTGGTGGGGCTGCTGGTCGAGCAGGGTGTTATTCGCTTTACGGATTTACCCTCTGCCGCGCAAGATAAACTACTCGCGCGGCGCGAACTGCGCGGCAAACGCCAAGGTATTGATTTGCTGGACGACGGCGATCATTTGCCACTGTAAATTTTTATCGTTTTAATACCTTAACGCACTGGCCGCTATTGCACCTGCGGCCCTGTCACAGCATCAATCCCCAAATTAAACAGCGCTTGCTGTTCTGCATCGGTTTGTACACCCTCTGCGATCATCGTTAACCCAATAGAGTGACCTAATACACACAGGCTTTGTACAAAAGCTTGATTGCTCAGGTGGCTATCAATATTGCGAATAATCGCACTATCAATTTTCAAGAATGCCAAGCCCATTTCTTGTAATTGATCAAAGCGGGTAAATTCAAGGCCCACATGTTCCAAGCCAATATGGCAACCAAATTTACGTAGTTGCGTGGTAAAAATACGTAACTCATCGGCGTGGCGCAGGATACAAGTCTCGGAAAATTCCAACCATAATTGCTGGGAAATGGCGGTGTGTTGTGCAATTAATTCCAGCGCTTGTTCACGGAAGCTCGCACTGCACAATGCCGCTGCCGAGACATTAATTGCCATGGCCTGAGGCGCAGTGCGCGCCATGTTAGTCAACTGTGTCAACGCCATGCGTAATACCGCTAAATCGATATTGGACATAATGCCAAGGCGCACCGCCCAGGGGATAAAATAACCCGCCGGTTTTTGCTCGTTATCCAGTTGTAAGCGCACAGCGGTTTCATCGTGAATTAATTCGCCCTGTGCATTGCGCACTGGAAATTTCACTAATGCGATTTGCTGGCTGGTTAGCGCGTGTTCGATAGAGTCGCGCCACTGGCTTAAATTTTTGGAAACAGAGTTGGGGTGATCGTTATCGCGAATTACCACCGCGCGGTTGCCTTTTACTTCTGCCTGCGCGAGTGCACCGTCTAATTTATGCAGTAGGTCGGCGCGTAGGTCGCCGTGTTGGAAATTGCATAGCGCCATGGGCAAACCAATTTGCGCGTGACCGGTGGCGATTAATTGAAAATTCAATTGTTGGGAAATATCCGCACTTACAATATCAATTGGCGTATCAGTAGGAATTAATAGGCAAAAATCACTGCCATTCAAGCGCCCGGCATAACTGGCTGGATAGCGGCGAGTAATATCGCTAAATACACTGGCAATGGCGCAGAGTAACTGATCCACCTGATGGTGGCCTAATTGACTGTTGAGTTGTTGCAGCCCCATCACTCGTGCAATCACTACTACGCCGTGTTCCTGTGCCTCTTCTTGCGTTAATTGTGCGTCGAACAAATGCAAAAAATGGGTGCGATTGGCAATGCCGGTGAGTGCATCGGTTTGCGATTCGCGGCGCAGCAGCTCCAATTGCCGCGCCTCTTTTTCCAGCATTTGTTTTACGCTGGTAGAGAGGCGGTTCATGGCCCGTACCAAGCGCTGAAATTCTTTGGTTTTTGGCTCTTCCGAGACAATAAAACGGCGCTCACCAATGGCTTCGGCCTGGCTGACGACTACATCCAGCGGGCGCGAAATATATTTCAAAATCAGGCTGCCAATCAGGCCACTGAGCAAGGTAGCAAATAAAAACC
Coding sequences within it:
- a CDS encoding EAL domain-containing protein, with product MSLIKQLWIGILSLLLLALGGNFVISTLTAKTYLQDQLRLKNIDNANSLALSISQMPDKDPVTLELLITAQFDSGHYEYIIFQDINKQAIVARRFENNNTSSTTENNGNPRVPAWFAKQINFDAAPGIAQIQDGWQQAGTLVVKSHSGYALEALWKNTRDLLEWFLFATLLSGLIGSLILKYISRPLDVVVSQAEAIGERRFIVSEEPKTKEFQRLVRAMNRLSTSVKQMLEKEARQLELLRRESQTDALTGIANRTHFLHLFDAQLTQEEAQEHGVVVIARVMGLQQLNSQLGHHQVDQLLCAIASVFSDITRRYPASYAGRLNGSDFCLLIPTDTPIDIVSADISQQLNFQLIATGHAQIGLPMALCNFQHGDLRADLLHKLDGALAQAEVKGNRAVVIRDNDHPNSVSKNLSQWRDSIEHALTSQQIALVKFPVRNAQGELIHDETAVRLQLDNEQKPAGYFIPWAVRLGIMSNIDLAVLRMALTQLTNMARTAPQAMAINVSAAALCSASFREQALELIAQHTAISQQLWLEFSETCILRHADELRIFTTQLRKFGCHIGLEHVGLEFTRFDQLQEMGLAFLKIDSAIIRNIDSHLSNQAFVQSLCVLGHSIGLTMIAEGVQTDAEQQALFNLGIDAVTGPQVQ